A genomic window from Archaeoglobus profundus DSM 5631 includes:
- a CDS encoding energy-coupling factor transporter transmembrane component T family protein encodes MKHHLVDRYYHLDSLIHRLDPRAKLLGIFILVFSIVLVKDLLACILALTISLIFLYLSKLPLKFAFEQLKYGLIFLLILSITMLIFGHRPFEIFTRATSALILIFVAFATSRFDISIKALNQIGFPSKLTQILMFAYRYIFVFAEEYEKLSIALKMKGFEKRTNIHTFETIAKLIATLFIRSYERAESVYRAMILRGYTGNIETITDFKITARDILFVTLSLYLAITLHIVAWML; translated from the coding sequence ATGAAGCATCATCTCGTAGATAGATACTATCACTTGGATTCGCTCATACACAGACTAGATCCGAGAGCCAAGTTACTGGGAATCTTCATTCTGGTTTTTTCAATAGTACTCGTTAAAGATCTTTTGGCTTGTATCCTAGCCCTGACAATATCTTTGATCTTCTTATACTTATCGAAATTACCACTTAAATTTGCATTTGAGCAGTTAAAGTACGGCCTGATTTTTCTACTTATTCTATCGATTACTATGCTGATATTTGGCCACAGACCTTTCGAAATATTTACGAGAGCTACTTCGGCTCTGATACTCATATTCGTAGCATTTGCAACCTCCCGCTTCGATATATCCATAAAAGCCCTCAACCAAATAGGTTTTCCGAGCAAATTAACTCAGATTCTCATGTTCGCATACCGTTACATCTTCGTATTCGCTGAGGAATACGAAAAGCTGAGCATCGCTTTGAAGATGAAGGGTTTTGAAAAGAGAACAAATATTCATACGTTCGAGACAATTGCAAAGCTTATAGCTACGCTTTTCATCAGAAGCTACGAGAGAGCGGAAAGCGTTTACAGAGCAATGATTCTAAGGGGTTACACTGGAAACATCGAAACGATCACGGATTTTAAGATTACTGCGAGAGACATCTTGTTCGTTACGCTATCTTTATATCTTGCAATAACTCTGCACATCGTAGCATGGATGCTTTAG
- a CDS encoding dihydroorotate dehydrogenase, with product MLEVELSNLRLRNPIMLASGILGSHAGSLNRIAEHAGAVVTKSVGLEGREGYKNPCVISWECGILNAVGLASPPAKEFARELKMFNGACPLIVSFFGSNPEEFAELVKIFDFANAFELNLSCPHAKGLGLEIGRDFDLVYEIIRAVKRNTDKPVFAKVSANLDYVELAKVCESAKADGIVAINTVRGMAIDIVSKRPILSNVSGGVSGKAIKPIALKCVWDIYEEVSIPVIGCGGISNWKDVVEFALAGARAVQIGSAFYYSYDVIKNILEGLESYLRINGVSFDELVGLAHKR from the coding sequence ATGCTTGAAGTTGAACTCTCGAATCTAAGGCTTAGAAACCCTATCATGCTCGCGAGCGGGATCTTAGGAAGTCACGCTGGTTCTCTCAACAGGATAGCGGAGCACGCTGGAGCTGTAGTTACGAAATCCGTCGGATTGGAGGGGAGAGAGGGTTACAAGAATCCTTGTGTAATAAGTTGGGAGTGCGGAATTTTGAATGCGGTAGGATTGGCTTCGCCTCCAGCTAAGGAATTTGCAAGAGAATTAAAGATGTTTAATGGTGCTTGTCCGCTAATCGTGAGTTTTTTCGGTTCTAATCCAGAGGAATTCGCCGAATTGGTCAAGATATTCGATTTTGCTAATGCATTCGAACTTAACTTAAGCTGTCCCCATGCCAAAGGTTTGGGATTGGAGATAGGAAGAGATTTCGATTTGGTTTACGAGATAATTAGAGCTGTGAAGAGAAACACGGATAAACCAGTTTTTGCAAAAGTTTCTGCCAATCTCGATTACGTTGAATTGGCTAAGGTTTGTGAATCTGCAAAAGCTGATGGAATAGTTGCTATAAACACAGTTAGGGGTATGGCTATTGATATAGTAAGTAAGAGGCCCATTTTGAGTAACGTAAGCGGTGGTGTCAGTGGAAAGGCTATAAAGCCAATAGCTCTGAAATGCGTCTGGGACATTTACGAGGAAGTGAGCATTCCAGTTATAGGGTGTGGTGGCATCTCGAACTGGAAAGATGTTGTCGAATTCGCTTTAGCAGGAGCTAGGGCCGTTCAAATAGGTAGCGCGTTCTACTACAGTTACGATGTGATTAAAAATATCTTAGAAGGTCTAGAATCCTACTTGAGAATAAACGGAGTCAGCTTTGATGAGTTGGTCGGTTTAGCTCATAAACGTTAG
- the tnpA gene encoding IS200/IS605 family transposase, which produces MQLKSTRHAKYLCNYHFVFIPKYRRSILDKYKEDLKDIFHQIAEKWGFEILALEIMPDHVHLFVSAPPKYAPAQIIKIFKGASSRELGKRYPESKIKGSELWARSYFVATAGNVSSDVIMEYVKEQYFKEAKKNEKSE; this is translated from the coding sequence ATGCAACTAAAATCGACAAGACATGCTAAATATCTGTGCAACTATCATTTCGTGTTTATTCCTAAGTATCGAAGGTCAATTTTAGACAAGTATAAGGAGGATTTGAAGGATATATTTCATCAGATAGCTGAGAAATGGGGATTTGAGATTTTAGCGTTGGAGATTATGCCTGACCATGTTCATCTATTCGTTTCAGCTCCTCCAAAGTATGCTCCTGCACAAATTATTAAGATATTCAAGGGAGCATCTTCAAGAGAGTTAGGTAAGAGGTATCCTGAATCAAAAATTAAGGGTTCAGAACTTTGGGCAAGGAGTTATTTCGTAGCGACAGCAGGTAACGTCTCGTCAGACGTAATAATGGAGTACGTTAAAGAACAATACTT
- the cbiM gene encoding cobalt transporter CbiM — MVHISDGVLAPEIWITGYIVTAVILFFTLRRVRAEDIPKISIVTSAFFIASLIHIPIGPTSAHLILNGLMGILLGLYSYPAIFIGLLLQALLFQHGGITTLGINTINMGIPALIAYYIFRLKKNPITAGVACGLAVFLAVLLTSIVLMLSGEEFYEVAVLLFIAHVPIAMVEAFVSAFVVAMLLKVKREVIA, encoded by the coding sequence ATGGTCCACATAAGCGATGGAGTGTTAGCACCGGAGATATGGATCACCGGATACATCGTAACCGCAGTTATCCTATTTTTTACTTTGAGAAGAGTAAGAGCAGAGGATATACCGAAGATTTCAATTGTAACGTCGGCATTTTTCATAGCCTCACTCATCCACATTCCTATAGGCCCTACATCTGCTCATCTCATCTTGAACGGTCTAATGGGAATTCTGCTCGGTTTATATTCATATCCAGCCATCTTCATAGGATTGCTTCTACAAGCTCTCCTTTTCCAGCACGGAGGTATAACAACTTTGGGAATAAACACGATAAATATGGGAATTCCAGCTCTGATTGCATATTACATCTTCAGACTCAAGAAAAATCCGATCACAGCTGGTGTTGCTTGCGGATTGGCAGTATTTTTGGCAGTCCTATTAACGTCAATTGTTCTAATGTTGAGCGGTGAAGAGTTTTATGAAGTGGCTGTTTTACTATTCATAGCCCATGTACCAATTGCAATGGTAGAAGCTTTCGTATCTGCATTCGTTGTGGCAATGCTGTTGAAAGTTAAGAGAGAGGTGATAGCTTGA
- a CDS encoding DUF4249 domain-containing protein, giving the protein MRKYVVALIVILILAVPVNAHRMHVNYKVSEVEVYAWYGGGAKVVDGVVKVYRSDGTLYVEGKTDENGTFRFKPEIGESYRVVVESMGHRAECDVNLTSAQVVVKEEPIHLKVISGLGYLAGLAGIASLYIARRKR; this is encoded by the coding sequence TTGAGGAAATATGTCGTAGCCCTGATAGTGATCTTAATCTTGGCAGTCCCAGTAAATGCACATAGAATGCACGTGAATTACAAAGTTTCCGAGGTTGAGGTTTACGCTTGGTACGGTGGCGGAGCTAAGGTTGTTGATGGTGTCGTGAAGGTTTACAGATCTGACGGAACACTCTACGTTGAAGGTAAGACGGATGAAAACGGTACTTTCAGATTCAAACCAGAGATCGGTGAAAGTTACAGGGTTGTCGTCGAATCGATGGGGCATAGAGCTGAGTGCGACGTTAATCTAACTTCTGCTCAGGTTGTTGTGAAAGAGGAGCCAATACATCTCAAGGTCATATCGGGATTGGGCTATCTGGCAGGATTGGCCGGAATTGCATCGCTCTACATTGCAAGGAGGAAGAGATGA
- a CDS encoding class I SAM-dependent methyltransferase, whose amino-acid sequence MLSDILESDWRRKVLPVKPLLEKIEKLESRNVAFDIGAGTGYFTVHLAKFFRKVYAVEKDIEAVKKLANKGLRNVGIIVSDKPPEIDFEVDFVLFADSLHEIENREEYADWVKKHAKSFAVIDWKKESCLDIGPPSDRRLDIDYVLKLFKGFNIEVLNVYKCHYFIFGYVLR is encoded by the coding sequence GTGCTAAGCGACATTTTAGAATCGGATTGGAGGAGAAAAGTATTACCCGTCAAACCACTCTTAGAAAAGATCGAAAAGCTTGAAAGTAGAAATGTAGCTTTTGACATCGGGGCAGGGACGGGTTACTTCACTGTTCACTTGGCAAAGTTCTTCAGAAAGGTTTACGCCGTTGAGAAGGATATAGAGGCTGTAAAGAAGCTTGCAAATAAGGGCTTGAGAAACGTTGGGATAATAGTTTCCGACAAGCCCCCTGAGATCGATTTTGAAGTTGATTTCGTGCTCTTTGCAGATTCACTTCACGAAATAGAGAATAGAGAAGAATACGCTGACTGGGTTAAAAAGCATGCAAAGTCTTTCGCTGTCATAGACTGGAAGAAAGAATCCTGTCTAGATATCGGACCACCAAGCGATCGAAGACTGGATATTGACTACGTCTTAAAGCTTTTCAAAGGTTTTAATATCGAAGTTTTGAATGTTTATAAGTGTCACTACTTCATCTTTGGCTATGTACTACGTTAA
- a CDS encoding DUF4198 domain-containing protein gives MRKAIVVSLVLAFFVVCGVASAHFTMVLPKLDAKAEDYLAELGETKTLYILWGHPFEHILFDCPDVEVTLKDPKGNVRTLTPEEVTLEGLKAWKVSFKVEEPGDYIVAVKLVEEEHGLIDYTKAIIHCGEEAWEGWDAVVGQEVEVIPYTRPYGIEEGFVFSGKAIFKGEPLANAIVEVEKYNTKDEAEPIVKLAEEKFKQDPPMMFTRVVKTNDYGYFAYTLDEPGIWFVGVYAEEGGMEKRGVIIVPVLEKFPPEAKATADLSELESKIDELSGKIDTLESKISALKGASDQSMSYGAIGLAVIAIILAIVAIARK, from the coding sequence ATGAGAAAAGCAATTGTAGTTAGTTTAGTGTTGGCATTCTTTGTCGTTTGCGGTGTTGCGAGTGCACACTTTACAATGGTTCTACCGAAGCTCGATGCTAAGGCGGAGGATTACTTAGCTGAGCTCGGTGAAACGAAGACACTCTACATCCTCTGGGGACACCCGTTTGAGCACATACTCTTCGACTGTCCAGATGTCGAAGTAACCCTAAAGGATCCAAAAGGTAACGTTAGAACGCTTACACCCGAAGAAGTGACGCTTGAAGGTTTGAAGGCTTGGAAGGTATCGTTCAAGGTTGAAGAGCCAGGCGATTACATAGTTGCAGTAAAACTCGTCGAAGAAGAGCACGGTCTGATCGATTACACGAAAGCGATAATACACTGTGGCGAGGAGGCTTGGGAGGGATGGGATGCTGTCGTTGGGCAGGAAGTTGAGGTAATTCCCTACACAAGACCTTACGGTATTGAAGAAGGATTCGTTTTCAGCGGTAAAGCCATTTTCAAAGGTGAACCTCTCGCCAATGCGATAGTTGAGGTAGAGAAGTATAACACGAAAGATGAAGCTGAGCCAATTGTGAAGCTTGCAGAAGAGAAGTTCAAGCAAGATCCGCCGATGATGTTCACAAGAGTCGTTAAGACAAATGACTATGGCTACTTTGCATACACGCTCGATGAACCCGGAATATGGTTCGTAGGTGTCTACGCAGAGGAAGGAGGTATGGAGAAGAGAGGAGTCATAATAGTTCCAGTGCTTGAGAAGTTCCCGCCGGAGGCAAAAGCAACGGCAGATTTGAGTGAATTGGAGAGTAAAATAGATGAATTGAGCGGAAAGATTGACACACTTGAGAGTAAGATTAGTGCGTTGAAGGGGGCGAGTGATCAGAGCATGAGCTACGGAGCGATAGGATTGGCCGTAATAGCTATAATATTGGCAATTGTGGCAATTGCGAGGAAGTAA
- the hisA gene encoding 1-(5-phosphoribosyl)-5-[(5-phosphoribosylamino)methylideneamino]imidazole-4-carboxamide isomerase — protein MFRVIPAVDLKGGKVVRLVQGRKDKVTIELEDPIEVAKMWIKKGARVLHVIDLDGAFEGRLFHEDVILEIARIAETQAGGGIRDLKIAERLLNSGVERVIFGTLAVRDVRSVKTFAKKYPNRVMIAVDSKKGKVVVEGWVRKTELTPIEVAKLYEDCEVSLLYTNVDVEGLVSGVELEKIREVVESTSLPVYVAGGISSPDDVRAIKKCGAVGVIIGSALYTGKVRLEDLLGEEE, from the coding sequence GTGTTCAGAGTGATACCAGCGGTTGATCTCAAGGGTGGAAAGGTAGTCAGATTGGTTCAAGGGAGGAAAGACAAGGTTACGATCGAGCTCGAAGACCCAATAGAGGTTGCAAAGATGTGGATAAAGAAGGGGGCGAGGGTTCTACACGTTATAGACTTAGATGGCGCCTTCGAAGGGAGGCTGTTTCACGAGGATGTTATCTTGGAAATAGCAAGGATCGCAGAGACTCAGGCTGGAGGAGGTATAAGAGACTTGAAGATAGCTGAGAGACTTCTTAATTCAGGAGTTGAAAGGGTAATTTTTGGGACTCTAGCAGTTAGAGATGTAAGATCTGTGAAGACGTTCGCAAAAAAATATCCGAATAGGGTTATGATTGCCGTGGATTCTAAGAAAGGAAAAGTTGTTGTAGAGGGATGGGTTAGGAAAACGGAGCTAACGCCAATAGAAGTTGCGAAGCTTTACGAGGATTGTGAAGTCTCATTGCTCTATACGAACGTTGATGTTGAGGGTTTGGTTTCGGGTGTTGAGCTTGAGAAGATTAGGGAAGTTGTGGAAAGTACGAGCTTACCGGTTTACGTTGCCGGAGGTATAAGTAGTCCGGATGATGTAAGAGCGATAAAGAAGTGCGGAGCCGTGGGAGTTATTATAGGATCGGCTCTGTATACGGGTAAGGTCAGACTTGAAGATCTTTTGGGGGAGGAGGAATGA
- a CDS encoding DUF3796 domain-containing protein, with the protein MRKWMKGFLGFLGFLGFNAFKTGNYLWLLWFVWFTWFYYFKYLKEGDEK; encoded by the coding sequence ATGAGGAAATGGATGAAAGGATTTTTGGGATTTCTTGGATTTCTGGGATTTAACGCATTCAAGACAGGAAACTACTTGTGGTTGCTGTGGTTTGTCTGGTTTACGTGGTTTTATTACTTCAAATACTTGAAAGAGGGAGATGAAAAATGA
- a CDS encoding SPL family radical SAM protein: MYYVKPFDPWKSKLCTCPPKFSFNPYTGCYHNCIYCYSTYIPRFHELRLKKDLFRKLVKDLEKIPKNSLISMSNSSDPYPPIERELKITRKCLEIMSDFDIKLLIVTKSDIVARDLDVFPKKSAVGITITSLKTAKVIEPNAPDPEKRIEALKIIKECGVPVILRLDPIIPFLTEDEAMKVLEKCDFVDHVVTSTLKLRKDILARFSKVLPDLAEVYKRIYTERVGSYMYLPKDFRIRLLKAIEEKCNELGVSCAFCREGILFKAKSCDGSHLIPS; the protein is encoded by the coding sequence ATGTACTACGTTAAGCCTTTTGATCCTTGGAAATCAAAGTTATGCACATGCCCGCCAAAGTTTTCGTTTAACCCTTACACTGGCTGTTATCACAACTGCATATACTGCTACTCAACTTACATACCTCGATTTCACGAACTAAGACTTAAAAAAGACCTATTCAGAAAGCTTGTAAAAGATCTGGAGAAGATTCCAAAAAATTCTCTGATATCGATGTCAAACAGCAGCGACCCCTACCCACCGATAGAGAGAGAATTAAAGATAACGAGAAAATGCTTAGAAATTATGAGCGACTTTGACATAAAACTTCTCATCGTAACCAAAAGCGATATTGTGGCAAGGGATTTGGATGTATTTCCAAAGAAAAGCGCCGTAGGCATCACGATCACAAGCTTGAAAACAGCCAAAGTTATCGAGCCAAACGCACCAGATCCAGAGAAGAGAATTGAGGCTCTCAAGATAATTAAAGAATGCGGTGTCCCCGTAATCTTGCGCTTAGACCCTATAATCCCCTTTCTAACTGAGGATGAAGCCATGAAAGTTCTTGAGAAGTGCGACTTCGTCGATCACGTTGTTACGTCAACTCTCAAGCTTAGAAAAGACATTCTGGCAAGGTTTTCCAAGGTTCTACCCGATTTGGCTGAAGTCTATAAGAGAATTTACACCGAGAGAGTTGGTAGTTACATGTATCTGCCAAAAGATTTTAGAATCCGCCTTTTAAAGGCGATAGAAGAAAAATGCAATGAATTGGGAGTAAGCTGTGCCTTCTGCAGGGAAGGAATACTATTCAAAGCTAAGAGTTGTGACGGTTCGCATCTAATTCCCTCTTAA
- a CDS encoding M50 family metallopeptidase, translating to MAYSIRICRIFGIDVKAHISLALILLILSYVFYVNKPPFGFSDLQNPMRLIYSVVMAVSIFVAVLIHELSHSLVAKRFGARVREIILFIFGGVASIENLPKEPKKEFAIAIAGPLASLVLSLFILTPHRFLHLFGYFNLILAIFNLIPAFPMDGGRVLRSLLAKKFGYVRATRISANVGKAFAIFMGVFGLFYNIWLTFIALFIYIGAVEEERAVTLEGLLSNYKVGDVMTPNPICVTPDMTVRDVISLMLRQKHLGYPVVKDGRLVGIVTLKDITDADENDVVENVMSRKVIAVTPETKVFEALRIMSENRIGRLPVVEGDRVVGIISRSDIIKLAEILEIFEGVKSSREKFGSVQSDTSG from the coding sequence ATGGCTTACTCGATCAGAATATGCAGAATATTCGGGATAGATGTTAAAGCACACATAAGCTTAGCGTTGATACTGCTGATACTGTCTTACGTCTTCTACGTCAACAAACCACCATTTGGATTCTCGGATTTGCAGAATCCGATGAGGTTGATTTATTCGGTTGTTATGGCTGTATCGATATTCGTGGCTGTTCTCATTCATGAGCTTTCACACTCCCTAGTTGCAAAGAGGTTTGGTGCTAGAGTTAGGGAAATTATCCTATTCATATTTGGCGGTGTTGCGAGCATAGAGAACTTACCAAAGGAGCCAAAGAAGGAGTTCGCAATAGCCATAGCTGGTCCTCTAGCAAGTTTAGTATTATCGCTCTTTATTCTTACACCTCACAGGTTCTTACATTTATTTGGCTACTTCAATCTAATCTTGGCAATATTTAACTTAATCCCGGCTTTTCCCATGGATGGTGGAAGGGTTCTCAGGAGTCTTTTAGCAAAGAAGTTTGGATACGTCAGAGCTACAAGAATTTCGGCAAATGTTGGAAAAGCTTTCGCGATATTCATGGGTGTCTTTGGCCTTTTCTATAACATATGGCTGACATTCATAGCTCTTTTCATATACATAGGAGCTGTTGAAGAAGAGAGAGCGGTAACTTTGGAAGGATTGCTTTCAAATTACAAGGTTGGAGATGTCATGACTCCAAATCCTATCTGCGTAACTCCCGATATGACGGTAAGGGATGTTATAAGCTTAATGTTGAGGCAAAAGCACTTGGGATATCCGGTTGTTAAGGATGGCAGACTGGTTGGGATAGTCACACTCAAGGACATAACGGACGCTGATGAAAACGACGTTGTTGAGAACGTTATGAGTAGGAAAGTCATAGCAGTAACCCCAGAAACTAAAGTCTTCGAAGCTCTAAGGATAATGAGCGAGAACAGAATTGGCAGGTTACCTGTTGTGGAAGGAGATAGGGTTGTTGGTATAATATCAAGGAGTGATATAATCAAGCTGGCCGAGATACTCGAGATATTCGAAGGTGTTAAAAGTTCAAGGGAGAAGTTCGGTAGTGTTCAGAGTGATACCAGCGGTTGA
- a CDS encoding energy-coupling factor ABC transporter ATP-binding protein translates to MDALEVSNLSYAYEDRKVLDNVTFSVEEGEIITILGPNGAGKTTLFLNLVGILKGEGEIKLFGKKIEDYSRKELVKTIGMVFQNPDDQIFMPTVFDEIAFGLINLGFEKNEIVRRVNVVLEKFGLEGYKDRYPHHLSFGEKKKVAIASAICTEPRILLLDEPTANLDPVSREELIEIIRDLNDDGMTILIATHDTELALQSDKTIILNREIVKIGKPKDVFLDLDLLRQNGLDAPQIVKLFMKLGLKIPQSLDEAVEIIKRELDANRHNS, encoded by the coding sequence ATGGATGCTTTAGAAGTTTCAAATCTAAGCTACGCTTATGAAGATAGAAAAGTGCTTGATAACGTTACGTTTAGCGTTGAGGAAGGCGAAATTATTACGATTCTTGGCCCGAATGGAGCTGGCAAAACTACTCTGTTCTTAAACTTGGTAGGCATTTTAAAAGGTGAAGGTGAAATAAAGTTGTTTGGCAAAAAGATTGAAGATTACAGTAGAAAGGAGCTAGTTAAGACGATAGGAATGGTCTTTCAGAATCCGGACGATCAGATCTTCATGCCTACAGTGTTCGATGAGATTGCTTTCGGCTTGATAAATCTCGGATTTGAAAAGAATGAGATTGTGAGGAGGGTAAACGTTGTTTTGGAAAAGTTTGGTCTTGAAGGGTATAAAGATAGGTATCCACATCATTTAAGCTTCGGAGAAAAGAAGAAGGTTGCAATAGCATCCGCCATATGCACAGAACCGAGGATTCTGCTTCTTGATGAACCGACAGCTAACTTGGATCCAGTCTCCAGAGAAGAGCTAATAGAAATAATTAGGGATTTGAATGATGACGGAATGACAATTCTAATCGCTACACATGATACCGAATTGGCGTTGCAATCAGATAAAACAATAATACTAAACAGAGAAATTGTTAAGATCGGAAAGCCTAAGGATGTATTCTTAGATTTGGATTTACTTAGGCAGAATGGATTGGATGCACCGCAAATCGTTAAACTCTTTATGAAACTTGGCTTAAAGATACCACAATCATTGGATGAAGCTGTTGAGATAATTAAGAGGGAATTAGATGCGAACCGTCACAACTCTTAG